The nucleotide sequence AGCTGGTTCGTATTCcccactacctacctatcacaagtgtaagtataggtagttCGATATACATGTGGAATGATTTTCGAACCAGTCTGTAATTTTTCCATCTATCATTGctcatgaaaatcacaaatcGTCAATGTAACAATAACTATTATGAATATGATGTGGGTCATGTTGAATTATTTGTTTGGGTGAGATGTTAACGACTACCGCTAACATTTACCTATCCGATCATATCTGGCAATCGGTTTAGTTCATTAGATGATAAGGGTTCTACTAACAAGTGCTGTGTTATGTACCTCTATGTAGAATGATCGAGTCATAGTGTTCATTTAGTTGCGAGcagattttaatcaaatttttttgctttttactcTTCTTGTGTAACGTAAATGTTcccgagttgaattttttcttttaaatttaatttttaactttAAAACGGTAGGTTTatagtgttgattttttttttgaaatttaaatttatcgagttgatttttttttacagtttttcgaggtaatgattttatttttaattgacatacgagtatatttttacaaaaaagtcgtGTACCTAAAGATacgcaaaataatttttttttattagaataaaattaaaacttacCAACTATTTTAACATTGATTTAacgttctttttttatttttaatttctagatAGAAATAATGGATATGCAATATTTAAATAAAACTCGCTCAATAGTTGCTAAAATGAATGACTTTTATAATTGGTCACATTCCTTATCAGGTACGTTGAATTGTGAAATATTATTAACCGGtgaagttatttaatttttgacagTGGAGACCTTGCAGATTGAAAAGGTGGTGCTTCTTTTTGGGGTTTATAATAGGTAGGATACCACACACATTCTCAATATCacgaaaattcgaattttgtagaaaaaatcgaCGAACCGTTCAGAAAGTtgttcaagtgttttttttaaattgaaatttgaaaaaaacctttcattaaaattgaaaaaaaaaatgtttaaaccaaacaaaataggtacactttttatctgaaaaaacatgaaaagaaacttgacattcaaattctgaaattttggagccaaaaaaaaatgaactttttttttaaaaacgtatttttttaaaaaaacgtattgtttttcacctcttgaaatacgaatttttgaaagcttttgccctcgttttgcTCGGTCAATTTCTATATAATTCCTGGACTAGAAAAATTACATCTTTGAAtctttcataaatttaaaagaaaaaatagaaatttttgaataagccTTTGTGTGAGTATTATATCTAAACTTatatcaaaattggtaaaattggcATTTCTCTTCTCATTCAATCACCCTTCCCTCCCTTGAAAAATCTCTATAGTTTTATTCCTGTCAGTTTGACttatttttgcgaaattgaatttcaaaaaaatcaaaaacaaaaatcaattgcacATTGCTCAATTAGCATTAAAGTATTCAAACCTGAGATAAAATCGGAGAAGGAAGATTCTGACGGAGAGGGTATAAAATTTGGAAGGTTCGTTTCGGACCTTTTTTGAAGCAACAGCAGGTAAAACttcaaaagtattcaaaattcgacgaaaatttAATCAGTCCAGGCTATTTTTCTAAATAGGCCATTAAAAGATTTCGTCGTCAGAGTTTTCTTAAGATcgaagagcattttttgaatttttgcaagattttttaatgatttatgaACTCGTATTTTACctaatcatgttttttttcaaaaggatcGTCGATTTTTGTTAGGCACAAATTCATCTCAGAGAGTCCTActtaccccccctccccccctaaaataatgtatttttcgtGATACTGGAGTCGATGAAAGTCAATGCGAAACTTTGTTACAGAAAATCGAGGGTTttctttttatccaaaaaaattagcaaaatatttatacttacgtttttttatatttttttttcataagtctTGAGCTTTTTCCTTTCACTGCTTGatgtattaattttcaaaaactttcgaatGCGTTTCGCCAAGGCCTCAATGTTATTTCAAGATTGctttactttgaaaataaagtatttaattttatttccaaaagtgtcaaataggtatagtaaaaaaaacaaaaaaacaaaaaaaaaacgaaaaatttaagaaccaaaaaaaatgaaggaacttttctcataaaaaaatgatctaGCATAATTTCttgaagtaggtataaatattcaaaagcttcaattttcttctctaaaactgacgtttgaaaatttgatattcaaattctgtcttttccaaaattgaaatttcaaaaaaaaaaaatttgtattttttcaaaatttgacaaattttaatgGCAATTGAATCGggttttgctttaaaaaatgacgtttATTGTTTCTTAAATTGGtcataaacttttaaaaagttatcaaaattattgttctaATCTGAAAAACATCAAAGCCAGTAAGTAAATCAACTTTTCACATCATGAATACCTAATGTTGTTTCATTTAgttatagaattttttaattcttcaaattttttgccctcATTTCGCTCGGATTCACTTGTTTTGCTTTATGGACTGGGACTCGAcgaattttagtcaaaaatttggaaaattgagcaaaatttgacaaattctcgacaattttctacctttgaaaaattattgttcacctacttgaattttctgaaagttttcaCTTTCGCTTCGCTCTGACTGAATAATTTTCCTCTCTCTGGCTAAGGCACTGTAGGTActatttggaaaatattttatttgctcaattttttttaaattattaagaattcaacaaaattggctttttacaccaaaataatttttttttacttacgtGTGATTTTCATAAGCATTTGCGCTGACTTCGATCGAGCCAAAAGCActtgtgttttcaaaaatacctattaaaatttcGTGTAAACTAttgttagaatttgaaaatgttgaagccATAAAAACCGACTTCTCGTATCAAGAATAAGTTATAGGTAAcgttgttttacttttcaagtagctaatcaatttttcgaagcttggccctcgtttcgctcgaaCTAATTTAAATCTTACTTATTatgggtccaaattttcaaaaactttcaagaatggaaaaattacgtaatttggaaaatttcaaaaaaaaaaaaaacagaaccaaGTCAATAGTAAAATTTagagatgtttttaaaaaacattttaaagcaataatcgcttatgaaaatttgaaattcgttgGCATTTTTGTCtcaagtcccccccccccgagaAAAATAGTCCCAACCTCCGCTGTTTGCATCTACTAAAATTCGGCAatattgttttattattattcaaatttaaaaaaatcgattccaAAGGTGTCAAAACTAATGAAACAGCTCTCATGTTTTTGAATGGTGGTCTAACGGCATTTCTTGGcgagggggaagggggggggttgGAGGGCATAGCGTACCATTCACGAAATTTGCACCACCTTTTGTTGGAAAGCTGCAGTAGTCGCCACTGATATTGTGAGATTTGAAACAAATAATGCAGTAGactgttaatttttaaattttcatgtttgaattttGCAGATAATAGAACGAAGGGATGGCTAATGGTTGATTCACCTATACCAACGATTATGTATacaattttatatttaattattgTCTATGTGGGTCCCCGATTAATGAAGAGTCGGAAACCGTTCAAATTGACTTGGGCACTCATTCCTTATAATTTAGCAATGGCGTTGCTTAATTTTTATATTGCTTATGAGGTGAGTTTTTAAccacatagtacatacatatttttatttacgagtatCATTTTATcacttgatttattttttgaattgaaattcaaaattgtaaaatttttcataaattgtaaCGATTTTTTATTCTAGTTACTTGTTGCATCTACACGACTCAAATATAGCTACGTTTGTCAACCTGTTACTTATGTTAACCATAAAGAAGAGTTAAGGGTAAGTACTGGACTGAATAGGTACCTTAACAtatgtatttacctatttatacaTTTTAATTAGGCCTATTTTTATTAAAGCATGCattgattataaattttaacTTCCTATTGGGGCTGTAGTTTTTTTTATGCATGTGATCATTGGTGGCGagtcaggaaaaaaattgaaattggagttCAACGGTTACTGACCCGAATTCACAATTCTTATGACCCTCTCAATCGATTTagccaaatattttcaaaatattttttcattggttcaaatccaaaattttctcaaaagattatcaaaaaaaaaaaaaatcaaaaacctctggaggctccataaatagttcaaaaccatcaccaattgacTCTGGTGGTCGAAAATTGGATATAAATCAAATTCCAGCCTCTTTCCTTTGGactggtttttttcgaaaactggagattTTGCAAATTTCTGGAGGTTTTAGAACGGTTCAGAACCATCGCGAATCGACTCACGAGGTGGGAAATGCCCAGGatacaaactaaatttcaacctttatgtcaatttggtcaaattttaattttatcccCACCCAAATCAGTCAACAATCAACATGTTTgcggaaaaatttgattttatcgtGAAGTGTTGACCCGTTTTGATTGGTCgaactactttttttcaaaaattttaaataatgattcaattttgggatcaaaatttgtcaaaaatgctcaTAAAAAACATTTGACTTTCTTGCGAAAATTCGACTCATTTTGATCTGTATTTGgaattacactttttcaaaaatcccaaaaatcgtgacccaatttttggcttaaaattcctcaaaattttaaattattttgatcGATTCTGTGAACTTTTTAAACGATCCCAAGAATCATGACCCAAATTGAGAgtcaaaattctgcaaaaattctcaaaaaacaaataagtaTCTGACTTTCTAGCAAAAATTTATATGtaggatttgattttttcgcgaaaatttaactcattttgatcagTTGAAATACCTACCCTTTTTCAATAATCCCAAAAATCACGacctaattttgggctcaaaattctatAGAATGctcaaatacatttttatggaaatatttgattttttcgcaaaatttcaagttattttgattggttgtagtgaatcttttcaaaaatcccaagaaTCATGACCCAAACTAAGagtcaaaattcttcaagaattctcaaaaaacatttttgtcggCATGTTTGATTTTCTCGTGAAAATTTAACCCATTCTGATGGGCCGAattgcacttttttaaaaatcatgactcaattttgagctgaaagttCTTCAAAGGtgctcaaaaaacatgtttatgggaaaattcgattttatcgcgaaattttaacctggTTTGATAAATGATAAGTCACGttactcattttcaataatcctcaaaatcatgacctaattttgggctcaaaattctgcaaaaatgctcaaaaaacattttcgtgaaaatatttgaatttctcacgaaattttaatttattttgataggtcacaacaTGACTTTTGCATAATTGTACAACAGTTCATTTGTGCTCGTAATTGGAGGGGGTGTACCAGGTACCTATAgtagttggaattttccaattgcggtgatgaatttattccttaatatttattcgaatagttgagtaaaaaaaaacatttttattttcgtgtttCAGATAGCAAACGCGGTCTGgtggtattatttttcaaaattactcgaatTCTGCGAtacatttttctttattttaaggAAAAAAGATAAACAGCTCACATTTTTACACGTATACCATCATTCTACCATCTTTTCTCTATGGTGGATCGGTATTAAATACGTACCAAGTGGTTCGACGTTCTTCCCTGCAATGGTCAATAGCTCAATTCACGTTCTCATGTACACTTATTACGGATTGGCCGCGATGGGACCATCGATTGCGAAATATTTATggtggaaaaaatatttgacgATGCTTCAATtggtaattaaaaaacttgttttattttctaaagAGTATGACTATTGTCATTCGATGAAACAAATTTACCTAAGTACTTCAAAAGACAGTTCTTaaattttgtttggaaaaaaaagaaactaattttattatttaacaTTTGTTTGGTTATAGATTCAATTTACCACAGCTTTAATATTAGGAGTGAATGGAATTCGTTCCGGTTGCAAGTTTCCTTTATGGTTGCAATACCTATTGGTGGTTTACATGTCTTCGTTCATCGTTCTTTTCGGAAATTTCTACGCTAAAGCGTACTTCAAACCGGTAATttattatttctcaattttatttataggtacttaaaCAACGAATTTGTAATATTTATATCTGCTTTTGTCTCGATACAGGGTAAAGAAAAAGCTGTCGATAATAACGCTAATGAACGACTCGAATCAGTTCCTAGTACttccaaaaaatggcaataaaatgtttattttttacttatttattttttagagtAGCACAAGCAAAAATAACTTTCTGTAGTTGAAACTTGTacgttatttattttattgttaaatttttaagatttacaattttctttatgataataattttcaaaagtatggagcaaatatattattttaaagtGTATATTTTATTCGATTAGAGTAACCATAAACAACTTAACTATTGATCAGGATACTCCgagataaatttgaaaataatccgactattttcattcaaaaataagattaaatttgttgtacctacttgttcaacaaaaaaaaaaaaaaaaaacgaagtaaaaAATCTAATGATAAACAAATCGAGAGGATTGAGacagaatgttgaaaaaaatatgtgttgGTAATAAAAAGCATGATCTACAACTGGTCATTTTTTAGGAAAGGGGTAAATTAATTCTAACAatacaaaaagttgtaaaaaaattgaaaaattttcataaaaagtttttttttttaaattcgccaaaattgaaaaaacattaatttttgcaCCCAAACTTTGAGTACGGAggttagaaaataatttttgagaatttgacaTATCACttgatttatttctttttcaagttcgaaaaaaCTGGACTTATCTTTAAAAGCCCACTTCATTGTTAGGTACTCAAAATGTCAGATattggtcatttttctcaaagttttcaaaaatatcacgtaatttatcaaattttttccaatttattgaaAGATTGGCATTTTTCTCAAGTTCTCAAAACGAAAAGTCAGATTTATCTAAAAGTCTATTTCAGTGTTAACCAAAATATCAGAcccttttttagttttttaaaatcgaactTCTTACGAATTTAGCttagtttttttcaaagtgttgaagtcagaaaaaatattaccaaattttttaaagttaacATAATACATCAGAactttatgtacctattttaaatattggaaattgatcaatttttttcaagtttttgtaagTCTGACAAGATATTAAAAATTCAGTGggatttttattcaagttttcaggctagatcacgaaaaaaaagttggcgaagtttgaccaaattcagcgtagaccttcattttgagttgagagTTACTcagaacatttttcatctccGGAGATGCTCCTGAAGAGAAAGAATAGGCCCTCAAAGAGAAAGCTTTTTCGAAAACATTGttgttttttcgctcctgtcgttACTCAATttgtttgggaaaaatggcTCAGTCCCAAATCAAagtatttgatatttttatttcagtcaaaatccaagaccacttttagggttcttctgagcggttaaaaatttgaaaatggcttatttttgaacgatttcgTGTTTAGAAAATTCTTTGGGAGGTGAGACGATTTCGTTTGAGAGCTCATATCTCCCCTCCAAAGCCACCTCCGGAGTCAAATGGAGTTTCCACCGAATTTGATCTAAatccccaatttttttcgtgattcaCCCTACcataataatgagaaaaaacgtaaaaaaaaattcgtaacaaCTACTCGcgaattttgtttattttttatacccGATGATCCCATGTTTTAACGAACAAGTGATATAAAAATTTGGTAACTCTTGTTTAGAACGTCGTATAATCGGATCGTACTCGGAAAAGTAATCCTTCAAAGGCCGTACAAAATACCTGAAAGATTTCAAAttaggataatttttcaataccgTCGGTATCGCTTCACCAACCACCGGATCCATCGAGTTCAATTCCAGGTGCTCGATCAAAGGGCAGTTTTCTCCAATATATTGAATGTCGTAAACGCCGATGCAACGACAAGTCAACGCGAACTGATCGAGGTAGAGTTTTTTCAGATTAGGGCATTGATCGGCCACAAATTTTAGTACAAGTTGGTGCAGCTCTGGACATCTACCGAGGTtgagtttttcgaaattttgtacgTGGGGTTCGTAGAAGAGGCGCATTATGGCTCTGGCGCTCACTTTTTTGGCGTTGGTTACGACTAGAGTTTTGAGCCTTTTCAGATTAGATAGATGGGCGAACCCTTCGTCGGTTATGCCGCTGGCTGAGAAGTTCTCCAGACTGAGTTTGGTTAGCTTGGTGCATCGTCCGATGCATTTCATTAATTCATCTTGGCATGATTCTGTAAAAAGTAGAGGAAAATGAGGTGAGAAAGCTGGAGAGGAGGGAGGGAGAAgagtgattcattttttttttttttttttaagaaaactctgcgaggagattttttcaaagaaattaaatattttgagaaagGAAACGATCTTCATTCTACATAGATATACCGATGCCAAAAgatttggattttggaaaataatacttacgatttttcatgccaatatttcgtttaaaaatttacactcACTCGCCCTCACCCCCTCTCCCTAATGAGAGCAACGATTTCGAACACCATaagtttcttttgtttttttttgtgatttaaaaaagttaaattttcaaaaaaatttgaaacaacaCAATGAActtaatttgttaatttttttaacggGTTTCatctagaaaaatgaaatagcgTCGGTTTGGGAATCCCTAATCCCTTTCTCAGGCGATGTTCCTagctaaaaatcatttttgaccgaACATCAACCCAAAATAATGatcaatagaaaaaaagattttgaattttaaattcattatcactttgactcatttttgtttcgttgaattttttcatttttcagggcGGAGGAGGAGTAGGAGGAGGAAGGGGGGAGGTGCTCTGAACTTGGGGCCTCGCAGCAGATTTTtctcttggaaaattttacttacctattcttTCGATGTTTCAAACCGTacttgcaacaattttttttcaagttcagagAGTCTTTATACAGGAAGACCAATATAGAGGTAAGAGGTACCGGGGGAGGGGAAGGGTTGTCGAAAAGGAAGCTATACAAACGAATTCTGAGACTTAATTTCATGATTGAAGAAAATCACGTTTCATTACACACAGCacagttttggattttttaaattttcgtagGTAATCCGTACAGTGGACAAAGTTGTGGGTGcggatgttttcaaaataggcaactttgGTAagcaaaaaagctcgaaaatgtaaccaaaaaagtggcaaaatgaaagaaaaacatcatATTGCATAAagaatcgccaaaaaaaaacccaCAGCATTACAAATAGAAAACATAAAGTTTCAGTACTTTGCTATCGAAGTGAGAGTACCTCTGgacaatttgtggaaaaaagtgagattttaaACACTCAGACGACCTAGAGAGGCCAAACAGACAGGTCAACGACCTTGAGAAAGCTGGCCAGGcagacaagtcaatgaccttatggtGCCATACATTGAATCAGATGACTTCAAGAGATCAaccagacaggtcaatgaccttaagaatccagacagacgggtcaatgacctagaAAAGCCAAACTGTCAGTTTGACATCCACTAGTCTAGTAACCAagcagacaggtcaatgacctaggACGGTCACTCAGATGGATTAATGATCTTGAGAATCCAGACAGATGGTCAAATGACttcaagaggccagacagacaggtcaatgaccttaagaagccagacagccGGCCGACTATGGCCAATGACCTAGAAAAACCAAACAGTCAGTTTGACATCCACTAGTCTAGTAGCCAAAAAGACAGGTTGGTCAATGATCTTGGAAAGTCagccagacaggtcaatgacctgagaattcagacagatgggtcaatgacctggaAAAGCCAAACTGTCAGTTTGACATCCACTAGTCTAGTAGCCAAGCAGACAGTTCAATGACCTAGGATGGTCAGCCAGACGGATTAATGACCTTGAGAATCCAGACAGATGGTCAAATGACTTCAAGAGACCacacagacaggtcaatgaccttaagaattcagacagatgggtcaatgacctgggAAAGCCAAAGTGTCAGTTTGACGTCCACTAGTCTAGTAGCCaggcagacaggtcaatgacctaggACAGTCAGCCAGACGGATTAATGACCTTGAGAATCCAGACAGATGGTCAAATGACTTCAAGATGCCAGACagagaggtcaatgaccttaagaagccagacagatggtcgacaggtcaatgacctagaAAAGCCAAACAGTCAGTTTGACGTCCACTAGTCTAgtagacagacagacaggtcaatgaccttggacGGTCAGACATCCTGATTATAGACCTTGAGAATTCAGACAGATGGTCAAATGACTTCAAGAGGTCagccagacaggtcaatgaccttaagaattcagacagacgggtcaatgacctggaAAAGCCAAATCATCTGTTTGACGTCCACTATTCTAGTAGCCAAGCAGACAGGCCAATGACCTAGGATGGTCAGTCAGACAGATTAAAATGACCTTGAGTATTTAGACAGATGGTCAGATGACTTCAAGAGGCCGGACAGACGGCGACGGGTCAATGACTTAGAAAAGCCAAACAGTCAGTTTGTCATCCACTAGTCTAGTAGCTaggcagacaggtcaatgaccttgagaatccAGACAGTCGGATACCTCTAGCGgccagacagataggtcaatgatcttaagaaaccaaacaggcagacagacgTTCTTGAGAGGCCAAGCAGATGGGCCAATGACCTTTGGGGGCATGACAGACGGACAGACAGGCAAGCAAGCCGACGACCTCGAGAGGACATACAGACGGGTAAATGACCTCAAGAGAATTCTATTTtaggcttttcaaattttgtccaacttttaataatttataaaaaaaacctcaattattttacatttgagGATTTCTTAAAATTATATCAGATTTTCaagaacgttgaaaaaaatgagcaatttctCACATTTCAATATTATGTAAGAGTTTCCATTCTGTGGTCTGACTTTtaagaagttggaaaaaatccagatgaattctcgaaaattacctaccaatgACTTAATTTCTTGACATGAAgtacaaaaaaacatatccatgatttaatcCTTGCAAAGGAGgctcagcccccccccccttttgaCGAATAAAcgacaaatttttgtgaatttttgacaagtcaagaattcaattttctgtaatttttgccaaaaagtaggTCTGCCCATTTTAGCAAAACgcaggacatttttgaaattacaagtaggtacctaaaaagtcaaaagtgtataggtacctttggcaatttctggtaaaaaaaaagagacagaaaaatgatcaattctCACCATCGAATTTCCACACATCTAATTTGAGCACGGTAAGACTATGCTGATTATTGGAGCAGACGCGTATCAGAGCTCGATCATCGTATAATTTGATACCCTGCAAACGTAGATCCTTCAGACCGAACATTTGCTCGAGTTTGGGCTCCACGATTTCCATGTTGTTGTCGGATTTAATTCGTAACTTGTGCAAATTCGCATTAGCCGGACAGAAGTTCCGCAAACCGTTTTTAAAGGCAGTTTGTCGTATTTCTAGCGACGATAACGAAGGGCATTTGAGTAACACTTTCCATATCAATTTGACGTTCACTTCGTTGTTCAAGTTGATGATGTTTCGCACCTATTTTCAAGGCGAAAGAAACAGAAACGAATTACAATTCGGTGAATTAGAATAGAACATTGCAAAGGCTAGATTTTTCATACCTGACCATAACACGAGATGAGCTTCAGAGACTGCAGATTAACGCATCGAGTGACGTATCCGAGCAATAAATTAAGATCGGATCGTTCTTCGAAAATGATATGGCGTAACTGATCCgggtattttttgagaatttcgacGGCGGAAAATCGTTCTATTTTGCCATCGATGATAACTCGACTGTAGAGCACGCTGTCGTCGCAAATACGATTCCATTTCTGACATACGAGTTTCACCGTATTATACAAGTCGCTGGTGAGCAAGAATCGAAATATATGCAACAGTGTTTCTTCCGGCAAATCGCTGATTTGTG is from Planococcus citri chromosome 1, ihPlaCitr1.1, whole genome shotgun sequence and encodes:
- the LOC135849764 gene encoding very long chain fatty acid elongase 4-like isoform X1, which encodes MDKFLIEIMDMQYLNKTRSIVAKMNDFYNWSHSLSDNRTKGWLMVDSPIPTIMYTILYLIIVYVGPRLMKSRKPFKLTWALIPYNLAMALLNFYIAYELLVASTRLKYSYVCQPVTYVNHKEELRIANAVWWYYFSKLLEFCDTFFFILRKKDKQLTFLHVYHHSTIFSLWWIGIKYVPSGSTFFPAMVNSSIHVLMYTYYGLAAMGPSIAKYLWWKKYLTMLQLIQFTTALILGVNGIRSGCKFPLWLQYLLVVYMSSFIVLFGNFYAKAYFKPGKEKAVDNNANERLESVPSTSKKWQ
- the LOC135849764 gene encoding very long chain fatty acid elongase 4-like isoform X2, which codes for MDMQYLNKTRSIVAKMNDFYNWSHSLSDNRTKGWLMVDSPIPTIMYTILYLIIVYVGPRLMKSRKPFKLTWALIPYNLAMALLNFYIAYELLVASTRLKYSYVCQPVTYVNHKEELRIANAVWWYYFSKLLEFCDTFFFILRKKDKQLTFLHVYHHSTIFSLWWIGIKYVPSGSTFFPAMVNSSIHVLMYTYYGLAAMGPSIAKYLWWKKYLTMLQLIQFTTALILGVNGIRSGCKFPLWLQYLLVVYMSSFIVLFGNFYAKAYFKPGKEKAVDNNANERLESVPSTSKKWQ
- the LOC135842088 gene encoding uncharacterized protein LOC135842088, coding for MAQISDLPEETLLHIFRFLLTSDLYNTVKLVCQKWNRICDDSVLYSRVIIDGKIERFSAVEILKKYPDQLRHIIFEERSDLNLLLGYVTRCVNLQSLKLISCYGQVRNIINLNNEVNVKLIWKVLLKCPSLSSLEIRQTAFKNGLRNFCPANANLHKLRIKSDNNMEIVEPKLEQMFGLKDLRLQGIKLYDDRALIRVCSNNQHSLTVLKLDVWKFDESCQDELMKCIGRCTKLTKLSLENFSASGITDEGFAHLSNLKRLKTLVVTNAKKVSARAIMRLFYEPHVQNFEKLNLGRCPELHQLVLKFVADQCPNLKKLYLDQFALTCRCIGVYDIQYIGENCPLIEHLELNSMDPVVGEAIPTVLKNYPNLKSFRYFVRPLKDYFSEYDPIIRRSKQELPNFYITCSLKHGIIGYKK